A window from Mangifera indica cultivar Alphonso chromosome 2, CATAS_Mindica_2.1, whole genome shotgun sequence encodes these proteins:
- the LOC123209120 gene encoding probable disease resistance protein At4g27220 isoform X2 yields the protein MVDVAGSIGGVLSPVLEVGKWLAVPIWRQFKYLYNYSTNFKKLEKKVEEMTNTRNEVQHKVTVAERNVEEITPRVKGWLKDVEKTITEAEQLIQKKANNPRCLNGLWSNYKQSKKAFKLIRDDIDLLLQQEKEFGEISFATIPQDIRLVPSEDYLVLESRTSIMKNVWDALNDENVYMIGVYGMAGTGKTTLVQKVGGEAKKDELFEDVVFVEVTQNLDIEKVQTKIAKKLGLNLTEETEKADKLYERLRSGDKILLILDNIWKEVDLKTIGIPSKADRGRCKLMFTTRDLDVLQKMGSINNFKMGILAEKEAWDLFANMAGGVVQTSELNSLANDVCKQCKGLPVVICAIAKALKTKTRPADWRAALRELRAPSPSKFGGFLEEEYMKIALSYKYLRNNELKKTFLICSLMENYASISDLFIHVVCLDILEGANLTMEDARDRLDYLVHELKDASLLLGEVTNKYVAMHDVIRDVAMIIAYVDHHVFTTKNDIERDWKNRDKLRKSTRISLLGDSNIIDRHWPDDLDFPDLEYLYMPDSCFNFPNDFFKVMPMLKVLNLAGLHQSSLPSSLHRLENLQTLCLDDSTVEDIAIIGKLKKLKVLSLKCSDIKELPIEIGQLTELRLLDLRYCDQLHVIVPNVISKLLQLEEFHIEGCPIKWKVEVLMELKRLSKLTSVELDVRGNMVLPESLFSKEPRRYKILIGNYWERTISLFPEYGEHERTLEVNSIKLLEEFNVFKNVEVLGLAEVSEDENYVKDSNFDLQSSEITPLFNEKVNFTKFTMLVLYNISLGRIWDSQISTFSQNLKQLKLERCGKMTYVFPFSIAKSLRQLQSLEIIDCEVLEKIVEEEEGAEVVVNSIFPQVIKLVLKSLPKLTIIYPGIHASEFPMLKWLVIQYCENLTSRYLGLQDDNKKGALPISESKFLCLENKINHNLEDFGLNDDARYISWYSGNKSLTIREDNSVYIPLGLLQRFQSVKKLLLSACEYKEIKSVSNLPNLEDLSVQHCTKLMSLLPSSASLQNLKVLEVVRANALLTLLTPSTARSLMQLRELRIIECEMLLEIIENEGDTTSSEIVFDNLKLLSLTDLESLECFCFGNYSFNFLSLEELIIEGCPNLKTFSRAMLNTPKLHNVNYKEIGNEGNDLNKIVHGLYKNKDEEIFVGLSIRHSKKLITQRFAMTKIQLSSIKI from the exons atggttgATGTTGCCGGAAGTATTGGGGGTGTGTTGAGTCCTGTCCTTGAAGTTGGCAAGTGGTTGGCTGTTCCAATTTGGCGTCAATTCAAGTACTTGTACAACTACAGTACCAATTTCAAAAAGCTGGAAAAGAAAGTTGAGGAGATGACGAATACAAGAAACGAAGTTCAGCATAAGGTTACTGTTGCTGAAAGAAATGTGGAAGAGATCACACCGAGAGTTAAAGGTTGGCTGAAGGATGTGGAGAAGACAATTACAGAAGCAGAGCAGTTGATTCAAAAGAAAGCAAACAACCCTCGATGTTTGAACGGATTGTGGTCCAACTACAAACAAAGCAAGAAAGCTTTCAAATTAATCCGCGATGATATTGATCTACTCCTccagcaagaaaaggaattcgGTGAAATTTCCTTTGCTACTATTCCACAAGATATCCGGCTTGTTCCTAGTGAAGATTATTTGGTACTCGAATCAAGAACCTCCATTATGAAGAATGTATgggatgcattaaatgatgagaatgtgTACATGATTGGTGTTTATGGGATGGCTGGTACTGGGAAGACCACTCTTGTGCAGAAAGTTGGTGGGGAAGCGAAGAAGGATGAATTATTTGAGGACGTTGTTTTTGTTGAG GTAACACAAAATTTGGATATAGaaaaagttcaaacaaaaattgcCAAAAAGTTAGGCTTAAACCTCACTGAAGAGACTGAAAAAGCAGATAAGTTATATGAGAGATTGAGGAGCGGTGACAAGATCCTTTTAATTTTAGACAATATTTGGAAAGAAGTTGATCTCAAGACTATCGGTATTCCTTCTAAAGCGGATCGTGGACGATGTAAACTAATGTTCACAACAAGAGACTTAGATGTATTGCAGAAGATGGGttctataaataatttcaaaatgggCATTTTAGCAGAAAAAGAAGCTTGGGACCTATTTGCCAATATGGCAG GTGGTGTTGTTCAAACAAGTGAACTGAATTCTCTAGCGAATGATGTATGCAAGCAATGCAAAGGATTGCCTGTCGTTATTTGTGCTATAGCTAAAGCTTTAAAAACCAAGACTCGTCCAGCCGACTGGAGAGCAGCCTTAAGAGAATTGAGAGCTCCTTCACCATCCAAGTTCGGAGGATTCCTAGAAGAGGAATACATGAAAATAGCCTTAAGTTACAAGTATTTAAGAAATAATGAACttaagaaaacatttttaatttgtagtctaatggaaaattatgCTTCCATTTCAGACCTGTTCATACATGTTGTGTGTCTTGATATACTTGAAGGAGCTAACTTGACAATGGAAGATGCACGTGATCGACTGGATTATTTGGTTCATGAGCTCAAAGATGCTAGTTTGTTACTTGGCGAGGTTACAAACAAATATGTTGCTATGCATGATGTTATCCGTGATGTTGCTATGATAATAGCATATGTTGATCATCATGtatttacaacaaaaaatgACATTGAACGAGATTGGAAGAATAGAGATAAACTCAGGAAATCCACAAGAATCTCCCTCCTTGGTGATAGTAATATTATTGATCGACATTGGCCTGATGATTTGGATTTTCCAGATCTTGAATATTTGTATATGCCAGACTCTTGTTTCAATTTCCCAAATGACTTCTTCAAGGTGATGCCGATgctcaaagttttaaatttagcTGGATTGCACCAATCATCATTGCCATCATCCCTTCATCGTTTGGAAAACCTTCAAACATTATGTTTAGATGATAGCACAGTTGAAGATATTGCTATTATCGGAAAGTTAAAGAAACTGAAAGTCCTTAGCTTGAAATGTTCAGATATTAAGGAGTTGCCTATAGAAATAGGTCAGTTGACTGAATTGAGGTTATTAGATTTAAGATATTGTGACCAGTTGCATGTTATTGTGCCAAAtgtgatatcaaaattattgcaATTGGAAGAATTTCATATAGAGGGATGCCCTATTAAATGGAAGGTTGAAGTACTCATGGAATTAAAGCGCTTGTCCAAACTCACGAGTGTAGAATTGGATGTCAGAGGTAACATGGTGCTACCTGAAAGCTTATTTTCCAAAGAGCCTAGAAGGTACAAAATATTAATAGGAAATTATTGGGAGCGTACAATCAGCTTATTTCCAGAATATGGCGAACATGAGAGGACGTTGGAAGTTAATTCTATCAAGTTACTAGAAGAATTTAATGTATTCAAGAATGTTGAAGTCTTAGGGTTGGCTGAAGTTTCAGAAGATGAGAACTATGTTAAggattcaaattttgatttgcaGTCCAGTGAAATCACGcctttatttaatgaaaag GttaattttaccaaatttacaATGTTGGTATTGTACAATATTAGTTTGGGAAGGATTTGGGACAGCcaaatttcaactttctctcaaaatttgaaacaattgaagTTGGAAAGATGTGGAAAGATGACATATGTGTTTCCATTTTCTATAGCCAAAAGCCTCAGACAACTTCAAAGCCTAGAAATAATAGATTGTGAGGTTTTAGAGaagattgttgaagaagaagaaggagcag AAGTTGTTGTTAATTCTATCTTTCCACAAGTAATCAAATTGGTGCTCAAAAGTCTACCAAAACTTACAATTATCTATCCAGGAATACATGCTTCAGAATTCCCGATGTTAAAATGGTTGGTAATACAATATTGTGAAAATTTGACTTCAAGATATTTGGGCTTGCAAGATGATAACAAGAAAGGTGCACTTCCAATATCAGAGTCAAAATTCCTCTGCTTAGAGAATAAG ATCAACCACAATTTGGAGGATTTTGGATTGAACGATGATGCGAGATACATTAGTTGGTATAGTGGAAACAAATCTCTTACAATCCGTGAGGATAACTCAGTATATATTCCACTTGGACTCCTCCAAAGATTTCAAAGTGTGAAAAAGCTTTTACTATCTGCGTGTGaatacaaagaaattaagagTGTATCTAATCTTCCAAATCTTGAAGATCTAAGTGTACAGCACTGTACGAAATTGATGAGTCTACTGCCATCTTCAGCTTCCTTACAGAATCTTAAAGTTCTCGAAGTCGTCCGTGCAAATGCATTACTTACCTTATTAACGCCTTCAACAGCTAGAAGTTTGATGCAGTTAAGAGAATTGAGAATAATTGAATGTGAAATGCTGCTTGAAATAATAGAGAATGAGGGAGATACAACAAGtagtgaaattgtttttgacaaTTTGAAGTTGTTGTCACTTACAGACTTAGAAAGTCTCGAATGTTTTTGCTTTGGGAAttactcttttaattttttatcactaGAAGAATTAATTATAGAAGGATGTCCTAATTTGAAGACTTTTTCTCGAGCAATGTTAAACACTCCAAAGTTGCACAATGTCAATTACAAGGAAATAGGGAATGAGGGGAATGATCTTAATAAAATCGTACATGGATTGTACAAAAATAAAGACGAG GAAATCTTCGTGGGTTTAAGTATAAGGCATTCCAAGAAGTTAATTACACAGCGATTTGCTATGACCAAGATCCAACTTtcttctatcaaaatttga
- the LOC123205652 gene encoding uncharacterized protein LOC123205652 isoform X2: MLFWAVDNPAPANIMLISGDRDFSNALHQLRMRRYNILLAQPQKASAPLLAAAKSIWLWTSLVAGGPPLTTKLGNKISVPNDMPFVHVQVPQLGNPNEKFSNNALVDILEDQKPLNYHHLGTNFNPKSSLMGPCPDGFAPFSVVQNGCRNQYPPQPLGLNNLPNQPPSVVQKGSGVTKFDPTSMNPKPALLSQSQNGHIQHRKLSFSSPVNSINIPSSVIWGTSGCPKPSYCVQSLTGFVLLTLNFLKIEKIMPTEGNLIDCIRYGDPKHRSIDIKKALEIAVDQQMVVKQKFGAMNLYVGKNEKLWKCVNPIAGNPTQIPEMIWEKIKKFLVSPGGQSAIVASQCRYEAGTILKNMCLTELTLGDILQILNMVITIKKWITHNQAGWQLIIIAVAKCSPELGTKSGL; this comes from the exons ATGTTGTTTTGGGCAGTGGACAATCCTGCACCTGcaaatataatgttaatttcTGGAGATAGAGACTTCTCCAATGCTCTCCATCAATTGAGGATGAGAAGATACAACATTCTGCTTGCTCAACCGCAGAAAGCCTCAGCTCCTCTCCTTGCCGCTGCCAAGAGCATATGGCTCTGGACAAGTCTTGTGGCTGGAGGCCCTCCATTAACAACCAAACTTGGTAACAAAATTTCTGTCCCTAATGATATGCCTTTTGTTCATGTACAAGTTCCCCAATTGGGAAATCCTAATGAGAAATTTAGTAATAATGCACTAGTTGATATTCTGGAAGATCAGAAACCACTAAATTATCACCACCTTGGTActaattttaatcccaagagTTCCCTGATGGGGCCTTGCCCGGATGGATTTGCTCCTTTCAGTGTTGTTCAGAATGGTTGTAGAAATCAATATCCACCACAACCTTTAGGGCTAAACAATCTCCCTAATCAACCTCCTAGTGTTGTCCAAAAGGGTAGTGGAGTCACCAAATTTGATCCTACTAGCATGAATCCAAAGCCTGCATTATTGAGTCAGTCACAAAATGGACATATACAGCATAGGAAGCTGTCGTTTTCTTCACCAGTGAACTCGATTAACATTCCTAGTAGTGTCATATGGGGGACATCGGGGTGTCCAAAACCTTCTTATTGTGTCCAAAGCCTCACAGGTTTTGTGTTACTAACATTGAACttcttgaaaattgaaaagataatGCCGACTGAAGGTAATCTAATTGATTGCATTCGATATGGGGATCCAAAGCATCGGAGTATTGACATTAAAAAAGCCTTGGAAATTGCTGTTGATCAGCAGATGGTAGTGAAGCAAAAATTTGGAGCTATGAACTTGTATGTTGGTAAGAATGAGAAACTCTGGAAATGTGTGAACCCTATTGCTGGTAATCCTACGCAAATACCAGAAATGAtatgggaaaaaattaaaaagtttctgGTGTCTCCTGGAGGACAATCTGCAATAGTGGCTTCTCAATGCAG GTATGAAGCCGGTACTATTTTGAAGAATATGTGCTTGACAGAGCTTACATTAGGTGACATACTTCAGATCTTGAACATGGTAATTACCATAAAGAAATGGATTACTCATAATCAAGCAGGATGGCAGCTGATTATCATCGCTGTTGCAAAGTGCAGCCCTGAATTAGGCACTAAATCTGGTTTATAA
- the LOC123205652 gene encoding uncharacterized protein LOC123205652 isoform X1, protein MGVGGGVAEKQYVKAKTSVWWDIENCQVPKGCEPHAIAQNISSAVAKLNYSGPLSISAYGDTNRIPQSVQHALSSTGISLNQVPPGVKDASDKKILVDMLFWAVDNPAPANIMLISGDRDFSNALHQLRMRRYNILLAQPQKASAPLLAAAKSIWLWTSLVAGGPPLTTKLGNKISVPNDMPFVHVQVPQLGNPNEKFSNNALVDILEDQKPLNYHHLGTNFNPKSSLMGPCPDGFAPFSVVQNGCRNQYPPQPLGLNNLPNQPPSVVQKGSGVTKFDPTSMNPKPALLSQSQNGHIQHRKLSFSSPVNSINIPSSVIWGTSGCPKPSYCVQSLTGFVLLTLNFLKIEKIMPTEGNLIDCIRYGDPKHRSIDIKKALEIAVDQQMVVKQKFGAMNLYVGKNEKLWKCVNPIAGNPTQIPEMIWEKIKKFLVSPGGQSAIVASQCRYEAGTILKNMCLTELTLGDILQILNMVITIKKWITHNQAGWQLIIIAVAKCSPELGTKSGL, encoded by the exons ATGGGAGTTGGAGGAGGAGTTGCAGAGAAGCAATATGTGAAGGCTAAGACTTCAGTGTGGTGGGATATAGAGAATTGTCAGGTCCCAAAAGGGTGTGAGCCTCATGCAATTGCTCAGAATATCAGCTCTGCCGTTGCTAAGTTGAATTACTCTGGACCTTTGTCCATTTCTGCCTATGGTGACACCAATCGGATCCCTCAATCTGTGCAACATGCCCTTTCCAGCACCGGCATCTCCCTCAACCAAGTCCCTCCTG GGGTTAAGGATGCAAGTGACAAGAAAATTCTAGTGGACATGTTGTTTTGGGCAGTGGACAATCCTGCACCTGcaaatataatgttaatttcTGGAGATAGAGACTTCTCCAATGCTCTCCATCAATTGAGGATGAGAAGATACAACATTCTGCTTGCTCAACCGCAGAAAGCCTCAGCTCCTCTCCTTGCCGCTGCCAAGAGCATATGGCTCTGGACAAGTCTTGTGGCTGGAGGCCCTCCATTAACAACCAAACTTGGTAACAAAATTTCTGTCCCTAATGATATGCCTTTTGTTCATGTACAAGTTCCCCAATTGGGAAATCCTAATGAGAAATTTAGTAATAATGCACTAGTTGATATTCTGGAAGATCAGAAACCACTAAATTATCACCACCTTGGTActaattttaatcccaagagTTCCCTGATGGGGCCTTGCCCGGATGGATTTGCTCCTTTCAGTGTTGTTCAGAATGGTTGTAGAAATCAATATCCACCACAACCTTTAGGGCTAAACAATCTCCCTAATCAACCTCCTAGTGTTGTCCAAAAGGGTAGTGGAGTCACCAAATTTGATCCTACTAGCATGAATCCAAAGCCTGCATTATTGAGTCAGTCACAAAATGGACATATACAGCATAGGAAGCTGTCGTTTTCTTCACCAGTGAACTCGATTAACATTCCTAGTAGTGTCATATGGGGGACATCGGGGTGTCCAAAACCTTCTTATTGTGTCCAAAGCCTCACAGGTTTTGTGTTACTAACATTGAACttcttgaaaattgaaaagataatGCCGACTGAAGGTAATCTAATTGATTGCATTCGATATGGGGATCCAAAGCATCGGAGTATTGACATTAAAAAAGCCTTGGAAATTGCTGTTGATCAGCAGATGGTAGTGAAGCAAAAATTTGGAGCTATGAACTTGTATGTTGGTAAGAATGAGAAACTCTGGAAATGTGTGAACCCTATTGCTGGTAATCCTACGCAAATACCAGAAATGAtatgggaaaaaattaaaaagtttctgGTGTCTCCTGGAGGACAATCTGCAATAGTGGCTTCTCAATGCAG GTATGAAGCCGGTACTATTTTGAAGAATATGTGCTTGACAGAGCTTACATTAGGTGACATACTTCAGATCTTGAACATGGTAATTACCATAAAGAAATGGATTACTCATAATCAAGCAGGATGGCAGCTGATTATCATCGCTGTTGCAAAGTGCAGCCCTGAATTAGGCACTAAATCTGGTTTATAA
- the LOC123209120 gene encoding probable disease resistance protein At4g27220 isoform X1, with product MVDVAGSIGGVLSPVLEVGKWLAVPIWRQFKYLYNYSTNFKKLEKKVEEMTNTRNEVQHKVTVAERNVEEITPRVKGWLKDVEKTITEAEQLIQKKANNPRCLNGLWSNYKQSKKAFKLIRDDIDLLLQQEKEFGEISFATIPQDIRLVPSEDYLVLESRTSIMKNVWDALNDENVYMIGVYGMAGTGKTTLVQKVGGEAKKDELFEDVVFVEVTQNLDIEKVQTKIAKKLGLNLTEETEKADKLYERLRSGDKILLILDNIWKEVDLKTIGIPSKADRGRCKLMFTTRDLDVLQKMGSINNFKMGILAEKEAWDLFANMAGGVVQTSELNSLANDVCKQCKGLPVVICAIAKALKTKTRPADWRAALRELRAPSPSKFGGFLEEEYMKIALSYKYLRNNELKKTFLICSLMENYASISDLFIHVVCLDILEGANLTMEDARDRLDYLVHELKDASLLLGEVTNKYVAMHDVIRDVAMIIAYVDHHVFTTKNDIERDWKNRDKLRKSTRISLLGDSNIIDRHWPDDLDFPDLEYLYMPDSCFNFPNDFFKVMPMLKVLNLAGLHQSSLPSSLHRLENLQTLCLDDSTVEDIAIIGKLKKLKVLSLKCSDIKELPIEIGQLTELRLLDLRYCDQLHVIVPNVISKLLQLEEFHIEGCPIKWKVEVLMELKRLSKLTSVELDVRGNMVLPESLFSKEPRRYKILIGNYWERTISLFPEYGEHERTLEVNSIKLLEEFNVFKNVEVLGLAEVSEDENYVKDSNFDLQSSEITPLFNEKVNFTKFTMLVLYNISLGRIWDSQISTFSQNLKQLKLERCGKMTYVFPFSIAKSLRQLQSLEIIDCEVLEKIVEEEEGADWDSQISTFSQNLKWLKLERCEKMTYVFPFSIAKSLRQLQSLEIIDCKVLEKIVEEEKGAEVVVNSIFPQVIKLVLKSLPKLTIIYPGIHASEFPMLKWLVIQYCENLTSRYLGLQDDNKKGALPISESKFLCLENKINHNLEDFGLNDDARYISWYSGNKSLTIREDNSVYIPLGLLQRFQSVKKLLLSACEYKEIKSVSNLPNLEDLSVQHCTKLMSLLPSSASLQNLKVLEVVRANALLTLLTPSTARSLMQLRELRIIECEMLLEIIENEGDTTSSEIVFDNLKLLSLTDLESLECFCFGNYSFNFLSLEELIIEGCPNLKTFSRAMLNTPKLHNVNYKEIGNEGNDLNKIVHGLYKNKDEEIFVGLSIRHSKKLITQRFAMTKIQLSSIKI from the exons atggttgATGTTGCCGGAAGTATTGGGGGTGTGTTGAGTCCTGTCCTTGAAGTTGGCAAGTGGTTGGCTGTTCCAATTTGGCGTCAATTCAAGTACTTGTACAACTACAGTACCAATTTCAAAAAGCTGGAAAAGAAAGTTGAGGAGATGACGAATACAAGAAACGAAGTTCAGCATAAGGTTACTGTTGCTGAAAGAAATGTGGAAGAGATCACACCGAGAGTTAAAGGTTGGCTGAAGGATGTGGAGAAGACAATTACAGAAGCAGAGCAGTTGATTCAAAAGAAAGCAAACAACCCTCGATGTTTGAACGGATTGTGGTCCAACTACAAACAAAGCAAGAAAGCTTTCAAATTAATCCGCGATGATATTGATCTACTCCTccagcaagaaaaggaattcgGTGAAATTTCCTTTGCTACTATTCCACAAGATATCCGGCTTGTTCCTAGTGAAGATTATTTGGTACTCGAATCAAGAACCTCCATTATGAAGAATGTATgggatgcattaaatgatgagaatgtgTACATGATTGGTGTTTATGGGATGGCTGGTACTGGGAAGACCACTCTTGTGCAGAAAGTTGGTGGGGAAGCGAAGAAGGATGAATTATTTGAGGACGTTGTTTTTGTTGAG GTAACACAAAATTTGGATATAGaaaaagttcaaacaaaaattgcCAAAAAGTTAGGCTTAAACCTCACTGAAGAGACTGAAAAAGCAGATAAGTTATATGAGAGATTGAGGAGCGGTGACAAGATCCTTTTAATTTTAGACAATATTTGGAAAGAAGTTGATCTCAAGACTATCGGTATTCCTTCTAAAGCGGATCGTGGACGATGTAAACTAATGTTCACAACAAGAGACTTAGATGTATTGCAGAAGATGGGttctataaataatttcaaaatgggCATTTTAGCAGAAAAAGAAGCTTGGGACCTATTTGCCAATATGGCAG GTGGTGTTGTTCAAACAAGTGAACTGAATTCTCTAGCGAATGATGTATGCAAGCAATGCAAAGGATTGCCTGTCGTTATTTGTGCTATAGCTAAAGCTTTAAAAACCAAGACTCGTCCAGCCGACTGGAGAGCAGCCTTAAGAGAATTGAGAGCTCCTTCACCATCCAAGTTCGGAGGATTCCTAGAAGAGGAATACATGAAAATAGCCTTAAGTTACAAGTATTTAAGAAATAATGAACttaagaaaacatttttaatttgtagtctaatggaaaattatgCTTCCATTTCAGACCTGTTCATACATGTTGTGTGTCTTGATATACTTGAAGGAGCTAACTTGACAATGGAAGATGCACGTGATCGACTGGATTATTTGGTTCATGAGCTCAAAGATGCTAGTTTGTTACTTGGCGAGGTTACAAACAAATATGTTGCTATGCATGATGTTATCCGTGATGTTGCTATGATAATAGCATATGTTGATCATCATGtatttacaacaaaaaatgACATTGAACGAGATTGGAAGAATAGAGATAAACTCAGGAAATCCACAAGAATCTCCCTCCTTGGTGATAGTAATATTATTGATCGACATTGGCCTGATGATTTGGATTTTCCAGATCTTGAATATTTGTATATGCCAGACTCTTGTTTCAATTTCCCAAATGACTTCTTCAAGGTGATGCCGATgctcaaagttttaaatttagcTGGATTGCACCAATCATCATTGCCATCATCCCTTCATCGTTTGGAAAACCTTCAAACATTATGTTTAGATGATAGCACAGTTGAAGATATTGCTATTATCGGAAAGTTAAAGAAACTGAAAGTCCTTAGCTTGAAATGTTCAGATATTAAGGAGTTGCCTATAGAAATAGGTCAGTTGACTGAATTGAGGTTATTAGATTTAAGATATTGTGACCAGTTGCATGTTATTGTGCCAAAtgtgatatcaaaattattgcaATTGGAAGAATTTCATATAGAGGGATGCCCTATTAAATGGAAGGTTGAAGTACTCATGGAATTAAAGCGCTTGTCCAAACTCACGAGTGTAGAATTGGATGTCAGAGGTAACATGGTGCTACCTGAAAGCTTATTTTCCAAAGAGCCTAGAAGGTACAAAATATTAATAGGAAATTATTGGGAGCGTACAATCAGCTTATTTCCAGAATATGGCGAACATGAGAGGACGTTGGAAGTTAATTCTATCAAGTTACTAGAAGAATTTAATGTATTCAAGAATGTTGAAGTCTTAGGGTTGGCTGAAGTTTCAGAAGATGAGAACTATGTTAAggattcaaattttgatttgcaGTCCAGTGAAATCACGcctttatttaatgaaaag GttaattttaccaaatttacaATGTTGGTATTGTACAATATTAGTTTGGGAAGGATTTGGGACAGCcaaatttcaactttctctcaaaatttgaaacaattgaagTTGGAAAGATGTGGAAAGATGACATATGTGTTTCCATTTTCTATAGCCAAAAGCCTCAGACAACTTCAAAGCCTAGAAATAATAGATTGTGAGGTTTTAGAGaagattgttgaagaagaagaaggagcagATTGGGACAGCcaaatttcaactttctctcaaaatttgaaatggtTGAAGTTGGAAAGATGTGAAAAGATGACATATGTGTTTCCATTTTCTATAGCCAAAAGCCTCAGACAACTTCAAAGCCTAGAGATAATAGATTGTAAGGTTTTAGAGaagattgttgaagaagaaaaaggagcAGAAGTTGTTGTTAATTCTATCTTTCCACAAGTAATCAAATTGGTGCTCAAAAGTCTACCAAAACTTACAATTATCTATCCAGGAATACATGCTTCAGAATTCCCGATGTTAAAATGGTTGGTAATACAATATTGTGAAAATTTGACTTCAAGATATTTGGGCTTGCAAGATGATAACAAGAAAGGTGCACTTCCAATATCAGAGTCAAAATTCCTCTGCTTAGAGAATAAG ATCAACCACAATTTGGAGGATTTTGGATTGAACGATGATGCGAGATACATTAGTTGGTATAGTGGAAACAAATCTCTTACAATCCGTGAGGATAACTCAGTATATATTCCACTTGGACTCCTCCAAAGATTTCAAAGTGTGAAAAAGCTTTTACTATCTGCGTGTGaatacaaagaaattaagagTGTATCTAATCTTCCAAATCTTGAAGATCTAAGTGTACAGCACTGTACGAAATTGATGAGTCTACTGCCATCTTCAGCTTCCTTACAGAATCTTAAAGTTCTCGAAGTCGTCCGTGCAAATGCATTACTTACCTTATTAACGCCTTCAACAGCTAGAAGTTTGATGCAGTTAAGAGAATTGAGAATAATTGAATGTGAAATGCTGCTTGAAATAATAGAGAATGAGGGAGATACAACAAGtagtgaaattgtttttgacaaTTTGAAGTTGTTGTCACTTACAGACTTAGAAAGTCTCGAATGTTTTTGCTTTGGGAAttactcttttaattttttatcactaGAAGAATTAATTATAGAAGGATGTCCTAATTTGAAGACTTTTTCTCGAGCAATGTTAAACACTCCAAAGTTGCACAATGTCAATTACAAGGAAATAGGGAATGAGGGGAATGATCTTAATAAAATCGTACATGGATTGTACAAAAATAAAGACGAG GAAATCTTCGTGGGTTTAAGTATAAGGCATTCCAAGAAGTTAATTACACAGCGATTTGCTATGACCAAGATCCAACTTtcttctatcaaaatttga